In the Clavelina lepadiformis chromosome 8, kaClaLepa1.1, whole genome shotgun sequence genome, one interval contains:
- the LOC143469252 gene encoding armadillo repeat-containing protein 3-like isoform X2, with the protein MGKKMKKEVETPAKDVFDPLTIESKKTGTVVLMLKSNEDEVLMKACEAIYRFADKCDDNKSILLELGVMEQLIKLINHEEKTVKRYACMAFGVMAGHPDVRRYLRKTDSITAAIQLLGDEDDVCNEFSSLFLSHMSTDFSSKLSIGKADGLEPLINLLASPDPDVQKNSVQAICNLVQDFQSRSAVRELGGIPLLLELLKSEYSVIQELALNTLCAVTQDGESRMVLREHEGLEQLVNFLGNKEYDDLHVHCLGVLSNCLEDTDSLDEVRSTGGLEKLLGFATEPGASPQVQAHTAHAIARASKNVENGKILHEQEVEKTLIAMSGSENDTVRIAACHAIATFADNLAAKDTFGKSEGIPLLIHLLTAENPLVREAATLALANLTLNNTNNCNEIVISTGVEQLLSSLQNSKEGIVVNAAACLINMSQDVVIRTDIFKKGIIASLTEPLKSSSPRVQSKIAQTVAAYVIGADSRAEMRAHGGLEPLIQLLLSNDNEVRRNASWAVLACSADPPTAAAIAKLGGLEILQQINDSEQRCSNYSIAAFEKLLDSNLPAKYSLTGRLAFHNIVSDGFYDSGQLRPNSKFYSLEELSKQEINQRRPILLVNCKVSDPVKSSQEESSEKGSRVGSKHSYSRRKKKDKEAQMREEAERLRAEREDAIYRPPVDYALQGYFDDVTKYIQPMSTMKEQIVALAQYVVEKMGGEIEHGKLMDFSWELHIAELKCDCKSNILPIGKIQKGVHYHRALLYKVLADKIGVPCSLVRGQYNRAWNEVMVAPTQEKGAPSYPPTKYIVDLIHECGTLIKMDSPEAVQYQSI; encoded by the exons ATGggcaagaaaatgaaaaaggaAGTAGAAACTCCTGCAAAGGATGTG TTTGATCCTCTCACAATTGAAAGCAAAAAGACCGGCACTGTGGTTTTGATGTTAAAATCTAATGAAGATGAAGTATTAATGAAAGCCTGCGAAGCAATATATCGATTCGCTGATAAAT GTGATGATAATAAATCCATTCTTCTTGAACTCGGAGTGATGGAGCAATTAATAAAATTGATTAACCACGAAGAAAAAACAGTGAAGAGATATGCTTGTATGGCATTTGGTGTTATGGCTGGCCATC CTGATGTGCGAAGATACCTTAGAAAGACTGATAGCATTACAGCCGCTATACAATTGCTCGGTGATG AAGATGATGTGTGCAATGAATTTTCGAGTTTATTTCTTTCCCACATGTCCACGGACTTCTCCAGCAAACTCAGCATCGGCAAAGCTGATGGCCTCGAACCGCTCATCAATCTTCTTGCTTCACCTGACCCAGATGTGCAAAAGAACTCTGTCCAAGCGATTTGCAATCTTGTCCAG GATTTTCAAAGTCGATCAGCTGTTCGTGAACTAGGAGGAATTCCGTTGCTGCTGGAGCTTCTAAAGTCAGAATACTCTGTTATACAAGAACTTGCTCTTAATACACTCTGTGCCGTCACTCAAGATG GAGAATCGAGGATGGTATTACGTGAACATGAAGGCCTTGAACAGCTTGTCAATTTCCTTGGAAACAAG GAATATGATGACTTACATGTGCACTGTCTTGGTGTTTTGTCCAATTGCTTGGAAGATACTGATTCACTGGATGAGGTTCGGAGCACAGGAGGTTTAGAGAAGTTGCTCGGATTCGCAACTGAACCTGGAGCTTCCCCCCAAGTCCAGGCTCACACTGCACACGCAATTGCACGAGCTTCAAAGAATG tcGAAAATGGAAAGATCTTACATGAACAGGAGgttgaaaaaactttaataGCCATGAGTGGTTCAGAGAATGACACGGTGCGAATCGCAGCTTGCCATGCAATAGCAACCTTTGCCGACAACCTGGCCGCTAAAGATACTTTTGGAAAGTCAG AGGGCATACCACTACTTATTCATCTGCTGACTGCCGAAAATCCTTTAGTGCGGGAAGCTGCTACATTGGCACTTGCTAATCTCACATTGAATAATACCAACAACTGCAA TGAAATTGTTATATCAACTGGTGTGGAACAACTCTTGTCCTCTCTTCAAAATTCCAAGGAAGGAATTGTGGTTAATGCAGCTGCCTGTCTCATTAATATGTCCCAAGATGTAGTTATTCG AAcggacatttttaaaaaaggaaTCATAGCATCGCTTACTGAGCCTCTGAAGTCATCAAGTCCTCGAGTGCAGAGCAAAATCGCACAAACTGTGGCTGCCTATGTAATTGGGGCAGATTCTAGAGCAGAG ATGCGTGCTCACGGTGGCTTGGAACCACTGATCCAGCTCTTGCTATCAAATGACAACGAAGTTCGAAGGAACGCTTCATGGGCAGTGCTTGCATGCAGCGCTGACCCTCCCACGGCTGCTGCCATTGCAAAACTGGG GGGTTTGGAAATCCTTCAACAGATTAACGATTCAGAGCAGCGTTGCAGCAATTACAGTATCGCTGCATTTGAGAAGCTGCTTGATAGCAACCTCCCAGCCAAGTACAGTCTCACAGGAAGACTGGCGTTCCATAATATTGTCTCTGATGGGTTTTATGATTCAGGACAA TTGCGGCCAAACAGTAAATTTTATTCACTGGAAGAACTATCTAAACAAGAAATCAACCAAAGAAGACCGATTCTactcgtcaactgcaaagttTCAGACCC TGTAAAATCTTCCCAAGAGGAATCATCTGAAAAAGGCAGCAGGGTTGGTTCAAAGCATTCCTACTCACGAAG GAAGAAGAAAGACAAGGAAGCTCAAATGAGGGAAGAGGCAGAACGTCTCAGGGCAGAGCGCGAAG ATGCTATCTATCGTCCACCAGTGGATTATGCCTTGCAGGGGTACTTTGATGATGTCACGAAATACATACAGCCAATGTCGACAATGAAGGAGCAAATTGTTGCACTTGCACA ATATGTTGTTGAAAAAATGGGCGGTGAAATTGAACATGGAAAGCTTATGGATTTCAGCTGGGAGCTTCACATTGCTGAACTCAAATGTGACTGCAAATCTAACATCCTACCCATAGGAAAAATCCAGAAGGGTGTTCACTACCACCGTGCTTTGCTTTATAAG GTGCTAGCTGATAAGATAGGTGTACCTTGTTCACTTGTACGTGGTCAGTACAACAGAGCATGGAACGAGGTAATGGTAGCACCAACTCAAGAAAAGGGGGCGCCATCCTATCCTCCGACAAAATACATTGTAGATCTCATTCATGAGTGTGGGACACTTATCAAAATGGATTCACCAGAGGCAGTTCAATACCAATCTATCTGA
- the LOC143469252 gene encoding armadillo repeat-containing protein 3-like isoform X1, with product MGKKMKKEVETPAKDVFDPLTIESKKTGTVVLMLKSNEDEVLMKACEAIYRFADKCDDNKSILLELGVMEQLIKLINHEEKTVKRYACMAFGVMAGHPDVRRYLRKTDSITAAIQLLGDEDDVCNEFSSLFLSHMSTDFSSKLSIGKADGLEPLINLLASPDPDVQKNSVQAICNLVQDFQSRSAVRELGGIPLLLELLKSEYSVIQELALNTLCAVTQDGESRMVLREHEGLEQLVNFLGNKEYDDLHVHCLGVLSNCLEDTDSLDEVRSTGGLEKLLGFATEPGASPQVQAHTAHAIARASKNVENGKILHEQEVEKTLIAMSGSENDTVRIAACHAIATFADNLAAKDTFGKSEGIPLLIHLLTAENPLVREAATLALANLTLNNTNNCNEIVISTGVEQLLSSLQNSKEGIVVNAAACLINMSQDVVIRTDIFKKGIIASLTEPLKSSSPRVQSKIAQTVAAYVIGADSRAEMRAHGGLEPLIQLLLSNDNEVRRNASWAVLACSADPPTAAAIAKLGGLEILQQINDSEQRCSNYSIAAFEKLLDSNLPAKYSLTGRLAFHNIVSDGFYDSGQLRPNSKFYSLEELSKQEINQRRPILLVNCKVSDPDAEADNSGNEAEIDQTDLESLTEPRTETPTTPLRVKSPVPHFKDEILSSVKSSQEESSEKGSRVGSKHSYSRRKKKDKEAQMREEAERLRAEREDAIYRPPVDYALQGYFDDVTKYIQPMSTMKEQIVALAQYVVEKMGGEIEHGKLMDFSWELHIAELKCDCKSNILPIGKIQKGVHYHRALLYKVLADKIGVPCSLVRGQYNRAWNEVMVAPTQEKGAPSYPPTKYIVDLIHECGTLIKMDSPEAVQYQSI from the exons ATGggcaagaaaatgaaaaaggaAGTAGAAACTCCTGCAAAGGATGTG TTTGATCCTCTCACAATTGAAAGCAAAAAGACCGGCACTGTGGTTTTGATGTTAAAATCTAATGAAGATGAAGTATTAATGAAAGCCTGCGAAGCAATATATCGATTCGCTGATAAAT GTGATGATAATAAATCCATTCTTCTTGAACTCGGAGTGATGGAGCAATTAATAAAATTGATTAACCACGAAGAAAAAACAGTGAAGAGATATGCTTGTATGGCATTTGGTGTTATGGCTGGCCATC CTGATGTGCGAAGATACCTTAGAAAGACTGATAGCATTACAGCCGCTATACAATTGCTCGGTGATG AAGATGATGTGTGCAATGAATTTTCGAGTTTATTTCTTTCCCACATGTCCACGGACTTCTCCAGCAAACTCAGCATCGGCAAAGCTGATGGCCTCGAACCGCTCATCAATCTTCTTGCTTCACCTGACCCAGATGTGCAAAAGAACTCTGTCCAAGCGATTTGCAATCTTGTCCAG GATTTTCAAAGTCGATCAGCTGTTCGTGAACTAGGAGGAATTCCGTTGCTGCTGGAGCTTCTAAAGTCAGAATACTCTGTTATACAAGAACTTGCTCTTAATACACTCTGTGCCGTCACTCAAGATG GAGAATCGAGGATGGTATTACGTGAACATGAAGGCCTTGAACAGCTTGTCAATTTCCTTGGAAACAAG GAATATGATGACTTACATGTGCACTGTCTTGGTGTTTTGTCCAATTGCTTGGAAGATACTGATTCACTGGATGAGGTTCGGAGCACAGGAGGTTTAGAGAAGTTGCTCGGATTCGCAACTGAACCTGGAGCTTCCCCCCAAGTCCAGGCTCACACTGCACACGCAATTGCACGAGCTTCAAAGAATG tcGAAAATGGAAAGATCTTACATGAACAGGAGgttgaaaaaactttaataGCCATGAGTGGTTCAGAGAATGACACGGTGCGAATCGCAGCTTGCCATGCAATAGCAACCTTTGCCGACAACCTGGCCGCTAAAGATACTTTTGGAAAGTCAG AGGGCATACCACTACTTATTCATCTGCTGACTGCCGAAAATCCTTTAGTGCGGGAAGCTGCTACATTGGCACTTGCTAATCTCACATTGAATAATACCAACAACTGCAA TGAAATTGTTATATCAACTGGTGTGGAACAACTCTTGTCCTCTCTTCAAAATTCCAAGGAAGGAATTGTGGTTAATGCAGCTGCCTGTCTCATTAATATGTCCCAAGATGTAGTTATTCG AAcggacatttttaaaaaaggaaTCATAGCATCGCTTACTGAGCCTCTGAAGTCATCAAGTCCTCGAGTGCAGAGCAAAATCGCACAAACTGTGGCTGCCTATGTAATTGGGGCAGATTCTAGAGCAGAG ATGCGTGCTCACGGTGGCTTGGAACCACTGATCCAGCTCTTGCTATCAAATGACAACGAAGTTCGAAGGAACGCTTCATGGGCAGTGCTTGCATGCAGCGCTGACCCTCCCACGGCTGCTGCCATTGCAAAACTGGG GGGTTTGGAAATCCTTCAACAGATTAACGATTCAGAGCAGCGTTGCAGCAATTACAGTATCGCTGCATTTGAGAAGCTGCTTGATAGCAACCTCCCAGCCAAGTACAGTCTCACAGGAAGACTGGCGTTCCATAATATTGTCTCTGATGGGTTTTATGATTCAGGACAA TTGCGGCCAAACAGTAAATTTTATTCACTGGAAGAACTATCTAAACAAGAAATCAACCAAAGAAGACCGATTCTactcgtcaactgcaaagttTCAGACCC TGATGCAGAAGCAGATAATTCAGGCAACGAAGCAGAAATCGATCAAACCGATCTTGAATCTTTGACTGAACCACGCACAGAGACCCCAACCACCCCCCTTAGGGTCAAAAGTCCCGTCCCACACTTTAAAGATGAAATCCTCTCGAG TGTAAAATCTTCCCAAGAGGAATCATCTGAAAAAGGCAGCAGGGTTGGTTCAAAGCATTCCTACTCACGAAG GAAGAAGAAAGACAAGGAAGCTCAAATGAGGGAAGAGGCAGAACGTCTCAGGGCAGAGCGCGAAG ATGCTATCTATCGTCCACCAGTGGATTATGCCTTGCAGGGGTACTTTGATGATGTCACGAAATACATACAGCCAATGTCGACAATGAAGGAGCAAATTGTTGCACTTGCACA ATATGTTGTTGAAAAAATGGGCGGTGAAATTGAACATGGAAAGCTTATGGATTTCAGCTGGGAGCTTCACATTGCTGAACTCAAATGTGACTGCAAATCTAACATCCTACCCATAGGAAAAATCCAGAAGGGTGTTCACTACCACCGTGCTTTGCTTTATAAG GTGCTAGCTGATAAGATAGGTGTACCTTGTTCACTTGTACGTGGTCAGTACAACAGAGCATGGAACGAGGTAATGGTAGCACCAACTCAAGAAAAGGGGGCGCCATCCTATCCTCCGACAAAATACATTGTAGATCTCATTCATGAGTGTGGGACACTTATCAAAATGGATTCACCAGAGGCAGTTCAATACCAATCTATCTGA